The following proteins are co-located in the Pseudomonas sp. ATCC 13867 genome:
- the pilH gene encoding twitching motility response regulator PilH yields MARILIVDDSPTEMYKLTAMLEKHSHQVLKAENGADGVALARQEKPDVVLMDIVMPGLNGFQATRQLSKDPETSAIPVIIVTTKDQETDKVWGKRQGARDYLTKPVDEETLLKTINAVLAG; encoded by the coding sequence ATGGCTCGAATTCTGATTGTTGATGACTCGCCGACCGAGATGTACAAGCTGACCGCGATGCTGGAAAAGCACTCGCACCAGGTACTCAAGGCCGAGAACGGCGCCGACGGCGTGGCCCTGGCCCGCCAGGAAAAGCCGGACGTCGTCCTGATGGACATCGTCATGCCCGGCCTGAACGGCTTCCAGGCGACCCGCCAGCTGTCCAAGGACCCGGAAACCAGCGCGATTCCGGTGATCATCGTCACCACCAAGGACCAGGAAACCGACAAGGTCTGGGGCAAGCGCCAGGGTGCGCGCGACTACCTGACCAAGCCGGTGGACGAAGAAACGCTGCTCAAGACCATCAATGCAGTACTGGCCGGCTGA
- a CDS encoding chemotaxis protein CheW, with translation MAEVQSPFEVLVQIDQRCRQLAAGLPAQREVAQSWNGIGFRMAGRLFVAPMGEVGEVLHEPRYTLLPGVRDWVRGVANVRGRLLPIMDLCGFLGAELSPLRKQRRVLVVEHQEVFAGLIVDEVFGMQHFPVETFSEQLPPLEAVLQPFIHGVFNREQPWLVFSPHALAQHPAFLDVAS, from the coding sequence ATGGCGGAAGTCCAGAGTCCTTTCGAGGTTCTCGTCCAGATCGATCAGCGCTGTCGTCAGTTGGCAGCGGGTCTGCCTGCGCAGCGCGAAGTGGCGCAGAGCTGGAACGGCATTGGCTTTCGCATGGCCGGGCGCCTGTTCGTGGCACCTATGGGGGAGGTCGGCGAGGTTCTTCACGAGCCGCGCTACACACTGCTGCCCGGTGTCCGTGACTGGGTGAGGGGGGTCGCCAACGTGCGCGGCCGCCTGTTGCCGATCATGGACCTGTGCGGCTTCCTCGGCGCGGAGCTGTCGCCTCTGCGCAAACAGCGGCGCGTGCTGGTGGTGGAACACCAGGAAGTCTTTGCCGGCCTCATCGTCGATGAGGTGTTCGGCATGCAGCACTTCCCGGTGGAAACCTTCAGCGAGCAGCTGCCGCCCCTCGAAGCGGTCCTGCAACCCTTTATTCACGGCGTCTTCAATCGAGAACAGCCCTGGTTGGTGTTCAGCCCGCATGCGCTGGCGCAGCACCCGGCGTTTCTCGATGTCGCCAGCTAG